In one Aeromicrobium wangtongii genomic region, the following are encoded:
- a CDS encoding DEAD/DEAH box helicase yields the protein MARRGQRQAGATRTAPRQQRSARPLEKGDIIRVLARAVREVEAKAQRGPLSPSGRTKFQVVAVLVREERTRVKNDKNATEAHRAEQLKRLDGVATILAQTVALDPTVYPLLDENAVFTDAADTLRTEMLQAAGIEAPVEESSSEDAPAAAAPERRVVPQSVIARQLANPFLAPDFSAVHRTSSPKRLATWELLGPLFRAFEYGGASSCMPLPEPGFLMTPGGHELMPHQAQVVAAAAEGHRTFLLADEPGLGKTAQALLAAHAADAYPLLVVVPNVVKTNWAREVGIWTPNRKATVIQGDGDSIDGFADIVIVNYEVLDRHVGWLGEFGFRGMVIDEAHFIKNKSSQRSKHALELSERIRTRTVRPLLMALTGTPLINDIEDFRAIWQFLGWIDDKKPLAELMDKLEDTGLTPADSGFYSAARSSVISMGIVRRRKVDVAADIPARRIADLPVELDDAVGRSIRDSERELARRLVARYDRALETRTSGVTVDGIDHELVRSVARWEREDSDDEKTGENVFGMMRRIGQAKAGLAADYAAQLARNVGKVVFFAKHIDVMDVAEETFAKRGIKYSSIRGDQSPKARQENIDAFVNDEEVEIVVCSLTAAGVGLNLQVASNVVLAELSWTDAEQTQAIDRVHRIGQGEPVTAWRIIAAHTIDGKIAELIDSKAGLAARALDGSDEEISSSADIQMEALVALLTEALENRA from the coding sequence TTGGCTCGACGAGGCCAGCGCCAGGCCGGCGCCACCCGCACTGCTCCACGTCAGCAGCGCAGTGCACGTCCGCTCGAGAAGGGCGACATCATCCGCGTCCTCGCGCGGGCCGTGCGCGAGGTCGAGGCGAAGGCGCAGCGCGGGCCGCTGAGCCCCTCGGGTCGCACCAAGTTCCAGGTCGTCGCCGTGCTGGTCCGCGAGGAGCGCACCCGGGTCAAGAACGACAAGAACGCCACCGAGGCGCACCGCGCCGAGCAGCTCAAGCGGCTGGACGGGGTCGCGACGATCCTGGCCCAGACCGTCGCGCTGGATCCCACGGTCTACCCCCTGCTGGACGAGAACGCCGTCTTCACCGACGCCGCCGACACCCTGCGCACCGAGATGCTGCAGGCCGCGGGCATCGAGGCTCCCGTCGAGGAGAGCTCCTCGGAGGACGCCCCCGCCGCCGCCGCGCCGGAGCGCCGGGTCGTGCCGCAGTCGGTCATCGCGCGGCAGCTGGCCAACCCGTTCCTCGCCCCTGACTTCTCCGCCGTGCACCGCACCTCCAGCCCCAAGCGGCTGGCGACGTGGGAGCTCCTCGGGCCGTTGTTCCGCGCCTTCGAGTACGGCGGCGCCTCGTCGTGCATGCCGCTGCCGGAGCCGGGCTTCCTGATGACGCCCGGCGGCCACGAGCTGATGCCGCACCAGGCGCAGGTCGTGGCGGCCGCAGCCGAAGGACACCGCACCTTCCTGCTGGCCGACGAGCCCGGCCTGGGCAAGACCGCCCAGGCGCTGCTCGCCGCCCACGCCGCCGATGCCTATCCCCTGCTGGTCGTGGTCCCGAACGTGGTCAAGACCAACTGGGCCCGTGAGGTCGGCATCTGGACGCCGAACCGCAAGGCCACCGTCATCCAGGGCGACGGCGACTCGATCGACGGCTTCGCCGACATCGTGATCGTCAACTACGAGGTGCTCGACCGGCACGTCGGCTGGCTGGGTGAATTCGGCTTCCGCGGCATGGTGATCGACGAGGCGCACTTCATCAAGAACAAGTCGTCCCAGCGCTCGAAGCACGCCTTAGAGCTGTCCGAGCGCATCCGCACCCGGACGGTCCGGCCCCTGCTGATGGCGCTGACCGGCACACCGCTGATCAACGACATCGAGGACTTCCGCGCGATCTGGCAGTTCCTGGGCTGGATCGACGACAAGAAGCCGCTCGCCGAGCTCATGGACAAGCTGGAGGACACCGGGCTGACGCCCGCCGACTCGGGCTTCTACTCAGCAGCGCGCAGCAGCGTCATCAGCATGGGCATCGTGCGGCGCCGCAAGGTCGACGTGGCCGCCGACATCCCCGCCCGCCGGATCGCGGACCTGCCCGTGGAGCTGGACGATGCGGTGGGTCGCTCGATCCGCGACTCCGAGCGCGAGCTGGCCCGCCGTCTGGTCGCCCGCTACGACCGGGCGCTGGAGACCCGCACGTCGGGCGTCACGGTCGACGGCATCGACCACGAGCTGGTCCGCAGCGTCGCCCGTTGGGAGCGCGAGGACAGCGATGACGAGAAGACCGGCGAGAACGTCTTCGGCATGATGCGCCGCATCGGCCAGGCCAAGGCCGGGCTCGCCGCCGACTACGCCGCCCAGCTGGCCCGCAACGTCGGCAAGGTCGTCTTCTTCGCCAAGCACATCGACGTGATGGACGTGGCCGAGGAGACCTTCGCCAAGCGCGGCATCAAGTACTCCTCGATCCGCGGCGACCAGAGCCCCAAGGCGCGCCAGGAGAACATCGACGCCTTCGTCAACGACGAGGAGGTCGAGATCGTCGTCTGCTCGTTGACCGCCGCGGGCGTCGGCCTCAACTTGCAGGTCGCCTCCAACGTCGTCCTGGCGGAGCTGTCGTGGACCGACGCTGAGCAGACGCAGGCCATCGACCGCGTGCACCGCATCGGTCAGGGCGAGCCGGTCACCGCGTGGCGGATCATCGCCGCGCACACGATCGACGGCAAGATCGCCGAGCTGATCGACAGCAAGGCCGGTCTGGCGGCACGGGCCCTGGACGGCTCCGACGAGGAGATCTCGTCGTCGGCCGACATCCAGATGGAGGCGCTCGTCGCCCTGCTCACCGAGGCTCTCGAGAACCGGGCCTGA
- a CDS encoding YibE/F family protein, protein MAHSHSHSHSPASDGPPRRRLAIWLAAVVAVIAAAAVVAMIVLWPDADQVPRDQNPYGAEGVSTVEGTVTKVVPFECNSGGEGPDGTVELAGDCARVTAKVPGGTGTFDLDASRYRAGIDVGDEVQLIRIEPQGQEASYEFLDFNRGVPLLGLAAIFALLVIVVARWRGLFALVGIGVTLFALTEFMLPAFLAGESPLAVAVVGSTVIMIVVLYLAHGISIRTTSALFGTLMGILLTALIGVAATGWSQLSGVGSEDDQRLIATVPDISLSAIVAGTMVIAGLGVLNDVTVTQASAVWELRAARPAARAAELFASAMRIGRDHIASSVYTLVFAYAGSAMTVLLLATAYQRGLADIATTEEIGQEIVRTLVGAIGLVLAVPITTLFAVWLAPPRSAEDPDGVDRSDPAGRHSGPQTAPPA, encoded by the coding sequence GTGGCACATTCGCACTCGCACTCGCACTCACCAGCCTCCGACGGGCCGCCCCGCCGCCGCCTCGCCATCTGGCTGGCCGCCGTCGTCGCGGTGATCGCCGCCGCCGCGGTCGTGGCGATGATCGTGCTGTGGCCGGATGCCGACCAGGTGCCGCGCGACCAGAACCCGTACGGCGCCGAGGGCGTCAGCACCGTGGAGGGCACGGTCACGAAGGTCGTGCCGTTCGAGTGCAACAGCGGCGGCGAGGGTCCGGACGGCACGGTCGAGCTCGCCGGGGACTGCGCGCGCGTCACCGCGAAGGTGCCCGGCGGCACCGGCACGTTCGACCTGGACGCCTCCCGCTACCGCGCGGGCATCGACGTGGGCGACGAGGTGCAGCTGATCCGCATCGAGCCGCAGGGGCAGGAGGCCTCGTACGAGTTCCTGGACTTCAACCGCGGGGTGCCGCTGCTCGGCCTGGCCGCGATCTTCGCGCTGCTGGTCATTGTCGTTGCCCGGTGGCGCGGGCTGTTCGCGCTGGTCGGCATCGGCGTGACGCTGTTCGCGCTGACCGAGTTCATGCTGCCGGCCTTCCTGGCCGGCGAGTCACCGCTGGCCGTGGCGGTCGTGGGGTCGACCGTCATCATGATCGTGGTGCTGTACCTCGCCCACGGCATCTCGATCCGCACGACGTCGGCGCTGTTCGGCACCTTGATGGGCATCTTGTTGACGGCGCTGATCGGGGTCGCGGCGACGGGCTGGTCGCAGCTGAGCGGCGTCGGGTCGGAGGACGACCAGCGGCTCATCGCCACCGTCCCCGACATCTCGCTGTCGGCGATCGTCGCGGGAACCATGGTCATCGCCGGTCTCGGCGTGCTGAACGACGTCACCGTCACCCAGGCCAGCGCGGTGTGGGAGCTGCGGGCAGCCCGGCCCGCGGCCCGTGCCGCCGAGCTGTTCGCCTCCGCGATGCGGATCGGACGCGACCACATCGCGTCCAGCGTCTACACGTTGGTGTTCGCGTACGCCGGCTCGGCGATGACCGTCCTGCTGCTGGCCACCGCGTACCAGCGCGGCCTCGCCGACATCGCCACGACCGAGGAGATCGGCCAGGAGATCGTGCGGACGCTCGTGGGCGCGATCGGCCTGGTGCTCGCGGTTCCCATCACCACCCTGTTCGCGGTGTGGCTGGCCCCGCCACGATCCGCGGAGGACCCCGATGGTGTCGACCGGTCCGACCCGGCCGGCCGACACTCGGGCCCGCAGACCGCCCCGCCGGCCTAG
- a CDS encoding phosphotransferase, with product MPEDDSEHLPGAVGGATRIGRTVRRPTGPWTPAVHELLTYLHDNGLRGVPTVHGLDDEGREVLEYVEGRGVPIDREIVLDSVLEEAVVWLRDFHDIVEGYRPSGPRTWRGGEAELEPGQIICHHDPGAYNWIIQSGHFVAMIDWDMAGPGRPIEDLAFLAWTAIPLYREIPAADVARRLDILVEAYGEWGPMTVLEAVAERMSVAADRIEAGQARGDQGFINLARVGEPQRTRDRVAAFRARLPEIEAAL from the coding sequence GTGCCAGAGGACGACAGCGAGCATCTCCCCGGCGCCGTCGGAGGCGCTACCCGCATCGGTCGCACGGTGCGCCGGCCCACGGGGCCCTGGACGCCTGCCGTGCACGAGCTGCTGACGTATCTGCACGACAACGGGCTGCGCGGCGTGCCCACGGTGCACGGCCTGGACGACGAGGGACGTGAGGTCCTGGAGTACGTGGAGGGCCGCGGCGTCCCGATCGACCGGGAGATCGTGCTCGACTCGGTGCTCGAGGAGGCCGTCGTGTGGCTGCGCGACTTCCACGACATCGTGGAGGGCTACCGGCCGTCCGGCCCGCGCACGTGGCGCGGGGGCGAGGCCGAGCTGGAGCCGGGCCAGATCATCTGCCACCACGATCCCGGCGCCTACAACTGGATCATCCAGAGCGGGCACTTCGTGGCGATGATCGACTGGGACATGGCCGGTCCCGGACGACCCATCGAGGACCTGGCCTTCCTGGCGTGGACGGCGATCCCGCTGTACCGCGAGATCCCCGCCGCAGACGTCGCCCGCCGACTCGACATCCTGGTCGAGGCCTATGGCGAGTGGGGCCCGATGACGGTGCTCGAGGCGGTCGCCGAGCGGATGTCGGTGGCCGCGGACCGCATCGAGGCCGGGCAGGCCCGCGGCGACCAGGGCTTCATCAACCTGGCGAGGGTCGGCGAGCCGCAGCGCACCCGCGACCGGGTCGCGGCCTTCCGGGCACGGCTGCCCGAGATCGAAGCAGCTCTGTGA
- a CDS encoding cupin domain-containing protein, whose amino-acid sequence MSRPALAEALDLAPHPEGGWYRRTWASPVEVTLPDGRVRPTATLIHFLLPAGESSAWHKVASDELWIAQQGRVCLELGGDADLPGKVTGQVVGLDLDAGEVPQAQVPAGVWQRTVPTDADALVSCLVSPGFDFADFQLEPATD is encoded by the coding sequence GTGAGCAGGCCTGCTCTGGCGGAGGCGCTGGACCTTGCGCCCCACCCGGAGGGCGGCTGGTACCGCCGCACGTGGGCGTCGCCGGTCGAGGTGACCCTCCCGGACGGCCGCGTGCGCCCGACCGCGACGCTGATCCACTTCCTGCTGCCCGCGGGGGAGTCGTCCGCGTGGCACAAGGTCGCCTCCGACGAGCTGTGGATCGCCCAGCAGGGCAGAGTCTGCCTTGAGCTGGGCGGCGACGCCGACCTGCCGGGCAAGGTCACCGGCCAGGTGGTGGGGCTTGATCTGGACGCGGGGGAGGTGCCGCAGGCACAGGTGCCGGCCGGCGTCTGGCAGCGGACCGTGCCGACCGACGCCGATGCGTTGGTCAGCTGCCTGGTGTCGCCCGGCTTCGACTTCGCCGACTTCCAGCTCGAGCCGGCGACGGACTGA
- a CDS encoding YqjF family protein: MTGTGWTGNLTPPFEPVPATLPGPGILRQDWTSITFVHWAVDPELVAGLLPAGTRPDVLDGVTYVGLIPFHLRHGGLARGPGVPFIGDFAETNVRLYSVDRQGRHGVVFRSLETARLLFALGSRFFLGLPYMWARMRIRRDGDALEYTTRRRWPGPRGVGGTMRVTVGEPVAQLSPVEEFVTARFGLHTRRLGRTLWLPNHHTPWPLRRATLEHLDDSLLAVAGLPGVAGRAPDSVLHSAGIRTTFGTPRLVRA; the protein is encoded by the coding sequence GTGACCGGAACCGGCTGGACAGGCAACCTGACGCCGCCGTTCGAGCCGGTACCGGCGACTCTGCCCGGGCCCGGGATCCTGCGGCAGGACTGGACCAGCATCACCTTCGTGCACTGGGCGGTCGATCCCGAGCTCGTCGCCGGACTGCTCCCCGCGGGCACGCGGCCCGACGTCCTCGACGGCGTCACCTACGTCGGGCTCATCCCGTTCCACCTGCGCCACGGAGGTCTCGCCCGGGGCCCCGGGGTGCCGTTCATCGGCGACTTCGCCGAGACCAACGTGCGGCTGTACAGCGTCGACCGCCAGGGACGCCACGGCGTCGTCTTCCGGTCGCTCGAGACCGCCCGGCTGCTGTTCGCCCTGGGCTCCCGATTCTTCCTGGGACTTCCTTACATGTGGGCCCGCATGCGCATCCGCCGGGACGGTGACGCGCTGGAGTACACGACGCGGCGGCGCTGGCCCGGTCCCCGTGGCGTCGGCGGCACGATGCGTGTCACCGTGGGCGAGCCGGTGGCGCAGCTCTCCCCCGTCGAGGAGTTCGTGACGGCCCGGTTCGGGCTGCACACCCGGCGGCTGGGGCGCACGCTGTGGCTGCCGAACCATCACACCCCGTGGCCGCTGCGCCGCGCCACACTGGAGCACCTCGACGACAGCCTGCTGGCTGTGGCCGGGCTGCCCGGCGTCGCCGGACGTGCACCGGACTCGGTGCTGCACTCGGCGGGCATCCGCACCACGTTCGGGACGCCGCGACTCGTGCGCGCCTGA
- a CDS encoding bile acid:sodium symporter family protein: MDSPLTTVGLPVALGIIMFGLGLSLTVADFQRVRRHPRAVAIALVCQLLVLPVVCLGLVVLLDLPPLLGIGMLLLAASPGGTSANLFSHLFHGDVALNVTLTAINSIIAIFTLPIITNLAIAYYDREDSVSLQFSKVVEVFAVVLVPVLLGMLVRSRRPGIAAGADKPVRIGSAVILAVLVIGILVDQRDKIGEYFGDVGLATGLFCAISLVVGYVVPKLLGVTEAQAIASSMEIGVHNATLAIYIAVEVLDTTEISVPAAVYSIFMFAFAGLWGYLLSRRTAKVAV; encoded by the coding sequence ATGGACTCCCCACTCACCACCGTCGGCCTGCCGGTTGCGCTCGGGATCATCATGTTCGGACTCGGCCTGTCGCTGACCGTCGCCGACTTCCAGCGGGTGCGCCGCCATCCCCGCGCGGTCGCCATCGCGCTGGTGTGTCAGCTGCTGGTCCTGCCCGTGGTGTGCCTCGGCCTGGTCGTGCTGCTGGACCTGCCGCCGCTGCTCGGCATCGGGATGCTCCTGCTCGCGGCCTCCCCGGGAGGCACCAGCGCCAACCTGTTCAGCCACCTGTTCCACGGCGACGTCGCGCTCAACGTGACGCTGACCGCGATCAACTCGATCATCGCGATCTTCACGCTGCCGATCATCACGAATCTCGCGATCGCGTACTACGACCGCGAGGACTCGGTGTCGCTGCAGTTCTCGAAGGTCGTCGAGGTGTTCGCGGTCGTGCTCGTGCCGGTGCTGCTGGGCATGCTGGTCCGGTCCCGGCGGCCCGGCATCGCCGCCGGTGCGGACAAGCCGGTCCGCATCGGCTCGGCCGTCATCCTTGCCGTGCTCGTGATCGGCATCCTGGTCGACCAACGGGACAAGATCGGCGAGTACTTCGGCGACGTGGGACTCGCGACGGGCCTGTTCTGCGCGATCAGCCTCGTCGTCGGCTACGTCGTGCCGAAGCTGCTGGGCGTCACGGAGGCGCAGGCCATCGCCTCGTCGATGGAGATCGGCGTGCACAATGCGACGCTCGCGATCTACATCGCGGTCGAGGTCCTCGACACCACCGAGATCTCCGTGCCTGCGGCGGTCTACTCGATCTTCATGTTCGCGTTCGCGGGCCTCTGGGGGTACCTGCTCTCCCGCCGCACCGCGAAGGTCGCGGTCTAG
- a CDS encoding FAD-binding protein has translation MTGTNWAGNLTYGATSLHEPATVDELREIVASASRLRPLGSRHSFNRIADTDDAQVSVAHLPVVVDIDEQAREVTVSAGLRYGELVEQLDAAGWALPNLASLPHISVAGAIATGTHGSGDRNHSLAAAVAGLRLVTADGELMDVRRGDPDFEGMVVSWGVLGVVTAVTLDIVPTFWMQQDLFEHLPWAEVAEHFDEITSSAYSVSMYTDWSDTGPHQIWTKSRTDAPPVTELFGAQVATQELHPLPGVDPGATTRQLGLPGPWWDRLPHFRLEFTPSDGDELQTEYLVARTDALDAIASVRALRERLAPILLVSEIRTIAADGLWLSPSRGRDSVALHFTWRLDVPAVTAFLPLLDDALAPFAARPHWGKVFETTPERLLAAYPRLPEFRALAERLDPDGVFRNRLTDGWLGRSED, from the coding sequence GTGACCGGGACCAACTGGGCAGGCAACCTGACGTACGGCGCGACCTCGCTCCACGAGCCGGCCACGGTCGACGAGCTGCGCGAGATCGTGGCATCTGCGTCGCGGCTGCGCCCGCTGGGCTCGCGGCACTCGTTCAACCGCATCGCCGACACCGACGACGCCCAGGTGTCGGTCGCGCACCTGCCGGTCGTCGTCGACATCGACGAGCAGGCGCGCGAGGTCACCGTCTCGGCGGGCCTGCGCTACGGCGAGCTGGTCGAGCAGCTGGACGCCGCGGGCTGGGCGCTGCCCAATCTCGCCTCGCTGCCGCACATCTCCGTGGCCGGCGCGATCGCGACCGGGACGCACGGGTCGGGCGACCGCAACCACAGCCTCGCCGCCGCCGTCGCCGGGCTGCGGCTCGTGACGGCCGATGGAGAGCTCATGGACGTCCGTCGCGGCGACCCAGACTTCGAGGGCATGGTCGTGTCATGGGGCGTGCTCGGCGTCGTGACCGCCGTGACGCTCGACATCGTCCCGACGTTCTGGATGCAGCAGGACCTGTTCGAGCACCTGCCGTGGGCCGAGGTCGCCGAGCACTTCGACGAGATCACCTCCAGCGCCTACAGCGTCAGCATGTACACGGACTGGAGCGATACCGGCCCACACCAGATCTGGACCAAGTCCCGCACGGACGCGCCCCCGGTCACCGAGCTGTTCGGCGCACAGGTCGCCACGCAGGAGCTGCACCCGCTGCCCGGCGTCGATCCCGGCGCGACGACCCGGCAGCTCGGCCTGCCCGGCCCGTGGTGGGACCGCCTCCCGCACTTCCGGCTGGAGTTCACCCCCAGCGACGGCGACGAGCTGCAGACCGAGTACCTGGTCGCCCGCACCGACGCCCTGGACGCGATCGCGTCCGTCCGGGCGCTGCGCGAGCGGCTCGCGCCGATCCTGCTGGTCTCGGAGATCCGCACGATCGCGGCCGACGGCCTGTGGCTCAGCCCCAGCCGCGGCCGGGACAGCGTCGCGCTGCACTTCACCTGGCGGCTCGACGTCCCCGCGGTCACGGCCTTCCTGCCCCTGCTCGACGACGCGCTGGCCCCGTTCGCGGCCAGGCCGCACTGGGGCAAGGTGTTCGAGACGACGCCGGAACGGCTGCTCGCGGCCTATCCACGGTTGCCGGAGTTCCGTGCGCTGGCCGAGCGGCTCGACCCGGACGGGGTGTTCCGCAACAGGCTCACCGACGGGTGGCTGGGACGCAGCGAGGACTAG
- a CDS encoding ABC-F family ATP-binding cassette domain-containing protein has product MAHTSISITDLHFAWPDGTVVVHGLDLSTGRPGRHGLVGINGSGKSTLLRLIAGRLEAQAGTIAVDGSLAYLRQDPGTEPSRPVADVLGVAPTLAALERMDAGEFYQDDVDLIGDDWDIAERTTAELSRLGLGHLTLDRPVGSLSGGELVLLSLTALLLRRPSVLLLDEPTNNLDRSARERLVDVISSWRGTLLVVSHDRALLNTMDDIAELREGVVTWYGGGYDDYEAAVAVEQDAAARAVRNAEADLRAEQRELLQTHSKLAHRRRYGQKMYDQKREPKIVMGNRKRSAEVAAGKLSGLHEGRAEAAGARLEDAESRLRDDREIHVDLPQTAVPPGRTVLIARELRAPHGRTILDLDVRGPERIGLTGPNGSGKTSLLRTVAGELQPTGGTVEVMVPIRHLPQRMDVLDESLTVADNIAAIAPEASETQRRSRLARFLFRGRAANQLAATLSGGERLRATLACLLLAEPAPQLLLLDEPTNNLDLPSIRHLVDALRSYRGALVVVSHDERFLDDLELTRRLEM; this is encoded by the coding sequence ATGGCCCACACCTCCATCTCGATCACCGATCTGCACTTCGCCTGGCCGGACGGCACCGTCGTCGTCCACGGTCTCGACCTGTCCACCGGCCGCCCCGGCCGGCACGGTCTGGTCGGGATCAACGGCTCGGGCAAGTCGACCCTGCTTCGCCTGATCGCCGGGCGCCTCGAGGCGCAGGCCGGCACGATCGCCGTGGACGGCTCGCTCGCGTACCTGCGGCAGGACCCCGGCACGGAACCCTCCCGCCCGGTCGCGGACGTCCTCGGCGTCGCGCCGACGCTGGCGGCCCTCGAGCGCATGGACGCCGGCGAGTTTTATCAGGACGACGTCGACCTCATCGGCGACGACTGGGACATCGCCGAGCGCACCACCGCCGAGCTGTCCCGGCTGGGCTTGGGGCACCTCACCCTCGACCGCCCCGTGGGGTCGCTCTCGGGCGGCGAGCTGGTGCTGCTGTCGCTGACCGCGCTGCTGCTGCGCCGACCGTCGGTGCTGCTGCTGGACGAGCCCACCAACAACCTGGACCGGTCCGCGCGCGAGCGGCTCGTCGACGTGATCTCGTCCTGGCGCGGGACGCTCCTGGTCGTCAGCCACGACCGTGCGCTGCTGAACACGATGGACGACATCGCCGAGCTCCGCGAGGGCGTCGTCACCTGGTACGGAGGCGGCTACGACGACTACGAGGCGGCGGTCGCCGTCGAGCAGGACGCTGCCGCGCGGGCGGTCCGGAATGCCGAGGCGGACCTGCGAGCCGAGCAGCGCGAGCTGCTGCAGACCCACAGCAAGCTGGCGCACCGGCGTCGGTACGGGCAGAAGATGTACGACCAGAAGCGGGAGCCCAAGATCGTCATGGGCAACCGCAAGCGCTCCGCGGAGGTGGCCGCCGGCAAGCTCAGTGGCCTGCACGAGGGCCGGGCGGAAGCTGCCGGTGCCCGGCTCGAGGATGCGGAGTCCCGGCTGCGTGACGACCGGGAGATCCACGTCGACCTGCCACAGACGGCGGTGCCGCCGGGGCGGACGGTGCTCATCGCGCGGGAGCTGCGCGCCCCGCACGGCCGTACGATCCTGGACCTGGACGTCCGCGGACCGGAGCGCATCGGCCTGACCGGCCCCAACGGCAGCGGCAAGACCTCGCTGCTGCGCACCGTCGCCGGCGAGCTGCAGCCGACAGGCGGGACGGTCGAGGTGATGGTGCCGATCCGCCACCTGCCGCAACGCATGGACGTCCTCGACGAGTCGCTGACCGTCGCCGACAACATCGCGGCCATCGCACCGGAAGCCAGCGAGACACAGCGCCGGTCGCGGCTGGCCAGGTTCCTGTTCCGGGGCCGCGCCGCCAACCAGCTCGCAGCGACGCTCTCCGGTGGCGAGCGCCTTCGGGCCACGCTGGCCTGTCTGCTGCTGGCCGAGCCCGCCCCGCAGCTCCTGCTGCTGGACGAGCCCACCAACAACCTCGACCTGCCCAGCATCCGGCACCTCGTCGACGCGCTGCGGTCGTACCGCGGGGCACTCGTCGTCGTGAGTCATGACGAGCGGTTCCTCGACGACCTCGAGCTGACCCGGCGCCTCGAGATGTGA